The proteins below come from a single Plodia interpunctella isolate USDA-ARS_2022_Savannah chromosome 21, ilPloInte3.2, whole genome shotgun sequence genomic window:
- the LOC128679010 gene encoding clavesin-2-like isoform X1 — MRDVSMIRKLGCEKTCEVQKKVGKRFPGSVRWLTAEEEAGRLGRVKMPRIKQITMEKEYEKNPDISPEDIDKLRQWLKTQPHLPGDALTDLDLMITFHCCERSQTVSRQVLDLHYTLKTLFTSFFKERSFDSRVQFCLDKILFAPLAWPTLEGYRVVYLRVLDPDPRCFIFNDCVRTFMMMFDLWQYEEGTWPGFVMMIDMDQTVIGHITRLEVMSIRQVLYFLQNCMLIKLKSVHFLNAPSFMDKLMMMLRPFLNKTLMDLINIHQVGSDTLEKFVPRRILPKEDGGEYKTRKEIQSELIERLKENQEFWSEERHKRVNEKKRPGKAATIEDLFGIQGSFKKLDID, encoded by the exons ATGAGAGATGTCTCGATGATCCGAAAACTAGGATGCGAAAAAACTTGCGAAGTACAGAAAAAAGTAGGCAAGAGGTTTCCGGGCTCCGTCCGATGgttaacggctgaggaagaagcTGGAAGACTGGGCAG gGTGAAAATGCCTCGAATAAAACAGATAACCATGGAGAAAGAGTATGAGAAGAACCCCGACATATCACCAGAGGACATCGACAAGCTGAGGCAGTGGCTGAAGACACAGCCGCACCTGCCAGGGGACGCCTTGACGG ACCTGGACCTGATGATCACGTTCCACTGCTGCGAGCGCAGCCAGACGGTGTCGCGGCAGGTGCTGGACCTCCACTACACGCTGAAGACGCTCTTCACCAGTTTCTTCAAAGAGAGAAGCTTCGACAGCCGCGTTCAGTTCTGTCTCGACAAAAT ATTGTTTGCTCCCCTGGCATGGCCCACGCTCGAGGGTTACCGCGTGGTGTACCTCAGGGTGCTGGACCCCGACCCTCGCTGTTTTATCTTCAACGACTGCGTCAGGACCTTTATGATGATGTTCGACCTCTGGCAGTACGAAGAAGGCACCTGGCCTGG GTTTGTTATGATGATAGACATGGACCAGACGGTGATCGGCCACATCACGCGGCTGGAGGTCATGTCCATCCGGCAAGTGCTGTATTTCTTACag AACTGCATGttgataaaactaaaaagcGTGCACTTCCTGAACGCGCCGTCGTTCATGGACAAACTGATGATGATGCTGCGGCCCTTCCTGAACAAGACACTGATGGACCTAATCAACATCCACCAGGTCGGCTCCGACACGCTGGAGAAGTTCGTGCCGAGGAGGATACTGCCCAAAGAAGACGGCGGAGAGTACAAAACTCGCAAGGAGATTCAAA GTGAATTGATAGAACGTTTGAAAGAGAACCAGGAGTTCTGGTCGGAGGAGAGGCACAAGCGAGTGAACGAGAAGAAGCGGCCGGGGAAGGCGGCCACAATCGAGGACCTGTTCGGGATCCAGGGCAGCTTCAAGAAGTTGGACATTGACTGA
- the LOC128679010 gene encoding alpha-tocopherol transfer protein-like isoform X2: MVKTSDCGSKGPRVKMPRIKQITMEKEYEKNPDISPEDIDKLRQWLKTQPHLPGDALTDLDLMITFHCCERSQTVSRQVLDLHYTLKTLFTSFFKERSFDSRVQFCLDKILFAPLAWPTLEGYRVVYLRVLDPDPRCFIFNDCVRTFMMMFDLWQYEEGTWPGFVMMIDMDQTVIGHITRLEVMSIRQVLYFLQNCMLIKLKSVHFLNAPSFMDKLMMMLRPFLNKTLMDLINIHQVGSDTLEKFVPRRILPKEDGGEYKTRKEIQSELIERLKENQEFWSEERHKRVNEKKRPGKAATIEDLFGIQGSFKKLDID; the protein is encoded by the exons ATGGTCAAGACGTCCgactgtggatcgaaaggacccag gGTGAAAATGCCTCGAATAAAACAGATAACCATGGAGAAAGAGTATGAGAAGAACCCCGACATATCACCAGAGGACATCGACAAGCTGAGGCAGTGGCTGAAGACACAGCCGCACCTGCCAGGGGACGCCTTGACGG ACCTGGACCTGATGATCACGTTCCACTGCTGCGAGCGCAGCCAGACGGTGTCGCGGCAGGTGCTGGACCTCCACTACACGCTGAAGACGCTCTTCACCAGTTTCTTCAAAGAGAGAAGCTTCGACAGCCGCGTTCAGTTCTGTCTCGACAAAAT ATTGTTTGCTCCCCTGGCATGGCCCACGCTCGAGGGTTACCGCGTGGTGTACCTCAGGGTGCTGGACCCCGACCCTCGCTGTTTTATCTTCAACGACTGCGTCAGGACCTTTATGATGATGTTCGACCTCTGGCAGTACGAAGAAGGCACCTGGCCTGG GTTTGTTATGATGATAGACATGGACCAGACGGTGATCGGCCACATCACGCGGCTGGAGGTCATGTCCATCCGGCAAGTGCTGTATTTCTTACag AACTGCATGttgataaaactaaaaagcGTGCACTTCCTGAACGCGCCGTCGTTCATGGACAAACTGATGATGATGCTGCGGCCCTTCCTGAACAAGACACTGATGGACCTAATCAACATCCACCAGGTCGGCTCCGACACGCTGGAGAAGTTCGTGCCGAGGAGGATACTGCCCAAAGAAGACGGCGGAGAGTACAAAACTCGCAAGGAGATTCAAA GTGAATTGATAGAACGTTTGAAAGAGAACCAGGAGTTCTGGTCGGAGGAGAGGCACAAGCGAGTGAACGAGAAGAAGCGGCCGGGGAAGGCGGCCACAATCGAGGACCTGTTCGGGATCCAGGGCAGCTTCAAGAAGTTGGACATTGACTGA
- the LOC128679010 gene encoding alpha-tocopherol transfer protein-like isoform X3 translates to MPRIKQITMEKEYEKNPDISPEDIDKLRQWLKTQPHLPGDALTDLDLMITFHCCERSQTVSRQVLDLHYTLKTLFTSFFKERSFDSRVQFCLDKILFAPLAWPTLEGYRVVYLRVLDPDPRCFIFNDCVRTFMMMFDLWQYEEGTWPGFVMMIDMDQTVIGHITRLEVMSIRQVLYFLQNCMLIKLKSVHFLNAPSFMDKLMMMLRPFLNKTLMDLINIHQVGSDTLEKFVPRRILPKEDGGEYKTRKEIQSELIERLKENQEFWSEERHKRVNEKKRPGKAATIEDLFGIQGSFKKLDID, encoded by the exons ATGCCTCGAATAAAACAGATAACCATGGAGAAAGAGTATGAGAAGAACCCCGACATATCACCAGAGGACATCGACAAGCTGAGGCAGTGGCTGAAGACACAGCCGCACCTGCCAGGGGACGCCTTGACGG ACCTGGACCTGATGATCACGTTCCACTGCTGCGAGCGCAGCCAGACGGTGTCGCGGCAGGTGCTGGACCTCCACTACACGCTGAAGACGCTCTTCACCAGTTTCTTCAAAGAGAGAAGCTTCGACAGCCGCGTTCAGTTCTGTCTCGACAAAAT ATTGTTTGCTCCCCTGGCATGGCCCACGCTCGAGGGTTACCGCGTGGTGTACCTCAGGGTGCTGGACCCCGACCCTCGCTGTTTTATCTTCAACGACTGCGTCAGGACCTTTATGATGATGTTCGACCTCTGGCAGTACGAAGAAGGCACCTGGCCTGG GTTTGTTATGATGATAGACATGGACCAGACGGTGATCGGCCACATCACGCGGCTGGAGGTCATGTCCATCCGGCAAGTGCTGTATTTCTTACag AACTGCATGttgataaaactaaaaagcGTGCACTTCCTGAACGCGCCGTCGTTCATGGACAAACTGATGATGATGCTGCGGCCCTTCCTGAACAAGACACTGATGGACCTAATCAACATCCACCAGGTCGGCTCCGACACGCTGGAGAAGTTCGTGCCGAGGAGGATACTGCCCAAAGAAGACGGCGGAGAGTACAAAACTCGCAAGGAGATTCAAA GTGAATTGATAGAACGTTTGAAAGAGAACCAGGAGTTCTGGTCGGAGGAGAGGCACAAGCGAGTGAACGAGAAGAAGCGGCCGGGGAAGGCGGCCACAATCGAGGACCTGTTCGGGATCCAGGGCAGCTTCAAGAAGTTGGACATTGACTGA